The following nucleotide sequence is from Psychroflexus torquis ATCC 700755.
ATTTTTCAAGTACCTGATTCACATGCGCTGTGCTCGCTTTTTCGCCAAGATCATCTGCACTCCTGTCTAGCGCTAAACCTCTATAAAATAGTATGCCATTGGCATCATGTATCACACTGCCGTCAATATTCCTTCTTATTACATCATCAGTCACAAAATTATTTTCTGCTTCCTTGTCAATGGATTGAAGTGTAGGATTCATGCCTAATACTTTAGGAGAGATGCCAGCATGTACAAACAAAGTACTCCCAATTTTCAGCATCACAGGTTTACTTCTTAACCAGCGTCCCAATTCTGATTTTTCAGACCATAATTCCCGTTGAGACATTTCTGTAGTGCGAAAAGTGCCATAATATTTAGAGGCGACGGACTTGGTTCTCCCATCTAATAAATAGCGTTCATGATTGCCCAATACAAAATGAACATCTCCACCAGCAAACTTAGCTTCCCCCTCTAATTTGTAAATTAACCATAGCAGAGGAACAACATTCCTACCGCGATCAACCATGTCACCAATTAAGACTAAATGACCAGAGCCATAACTCCAATTTAAAGCATGATCTATTACACCGTTTCCCTGTAATAAATGAACCATAGAGTCAAACTCACCTTCAAGGTCTGAGATAGCGAACAGCTTTTTAGGACTCGGAATACTCAATTCTGAACGTTGATGAGCTTTTCGCAAAGGAACTGTAAATTGAGTCCCTTCATCATTGTCTGCTATAACTTCAACTTCGTTTGTTACGTCTTGGCGAAGTACCTCGGAAGGAGCTTTGCCATCTCCATTGATATAAAGGGCATAACGCGTATCATTTTCGGTTAGAACATAAGGACCATCTTGACGAACAGGAATATTTTGATAGTCGAGAAATAACCATTCATTTGAGTACCCCAAATAGCGACCATCGGGTGCTTTTATTCCAATTCCTGTAACTCTACTAATCAAGGCAATAGATGCGATTACAATAAGTAAGAAAGCACAAAGCAGTTTCATTATTTTTTTTAACATTTTTATCTTTTTAAGTTAAATTCTAGTACTAGATTTATTAATTTTAAGTGATAACATCTGAATAAGTCCCCTTATAACGTCCTTTTATAATTTCGCCATCTGGCCGCGCGCAAATTCAAAATCTATTTCATCTGCATTGAATAAACGTATATAGACATTTGGTCCATGATTCCAAACATTAAACTCTTTTTTACTAATTATTGCGGTATTTAAAGGATAAAAAACACCTTTATAATGAATGCCATTTCCATTGTCAATAGTCGGTTCTGGGTCTATATCAGAATCAGAAGAGCAGGATTGGCTGGCGATGGCTATTAAAATAACTAAGAATAATTTTGCCGTTTTCATTTTAAATTTTAAATAAATTTTATTTATCCTTTAGGTTGATACTATGACGAATTAATGTTCTTTTTGTTACAAAAAGAGAGCGTTTTCTTTAATTTGATGACTTGTTGGGTTGGGTATGGATATTTTTGTTCTAAATAATCTCTATAACGATGTTTTCTACTTGTAACAAAAAGGACCTTTGTCTATAGCATATTATATAATTCGATTTCGTTAAAGGGCCTCTTTAGATTTTTTCACCAGTATCCTATTTTATCATTTTTTGCAGCAACTAATAAACCGGGTTCTATAAGTGCTGTTATCATAAAATGAGCAACTATGCACGGTGCTAAACTTCGCTCTGAGACTAAGTACACAATGGCTAAAGCAAAGCCTAATAAGGATGTGGAAATAAAAGCATTTACCCCAGCTTTTTTGTTTTTTATTCCCCATAAAAGATGGATGATTCCAAAAGCTAAACCTGATAATATGACCTGCACTATAACAGAGAAATCATGTGAGTCGAGATAATCCATAATCCATTTTCTATAAATAACCTCTTCCATTATTCCTGCAAAGACAGCTGCAAGAATTGCGACTACTTTTAGTTTATCCATTTTGAACATATGGTACTTTACTTCTGATAGTTTTGCTGCACTTAAGCAATATAAAACCACTATTAATAATGCCAATGCCCAACTTAAGGCAGTTCCACTATTACTATTTGCAAATCCTAAATATGAAATAAATCCCATTGGGTCAGAAAACAAACTAACGACAACAAATGAACCCCATAAAAAAATCATGGAAATTAAAAAAATATAAATTGACTTTTTATTCATAACATGTCTTTTAAAATTGAAAACTATATTAACAGAACTGTTCTCAATGGCTATTATTTATGAGCAACTTCTTGTGCCATCTAGGATCGTTTTTGCTAGTGTGTTTTATAATGATTTCGATGCGTGTTTCAGCAATTCACTTAATAAATAATTATCAAATTGAAAATTCGCAAATATTTTTGTAAGTAGGTGAGGACTAGCAATAAATTATATGCTGTGTTTCCATTCATTTTTTAAATTAGTCGTTCACACTCTCTTGGCTATAATTCAATACCTTATTTCTTATGTCATCCATAGCATTTTCTGTTACTGGATCAACGTCCCTATTCATTAAAATGATAACTGCATCCTGCTTTTCTAAATCAAAATACACACTGGTGAATACCCCAGGGTCGGAACCAGAATGGCCTGTTAAACCGGCTTTATTGTCTCTCCAGAAAAAACGCTGTCGAGTACTTAATGAATCGGGAAGTTGGAGTTTAAACATCTCATTAAAAGAATCTTCTGACAGTAAATTATAATCACCCTTTTTTCCTTTATTAAACACTGTTTTTATTAAAATGCTTAGGTCATTAATACTAGCCGTTAGACCTTCATCTGGATATTGATGATTTCCATAGTGAGGATATTCAATAAAGGTTTTATTCTCAAAAGGGGGATTGAAAATTTTGGAAATCAAATAATTAGTGATAGGTGTATTCGTATCGGCGCATAAATTAAAAAACGGAACACATTGTTTTACATTATAGCGCGTAGCTAATTTATTCATTTCAAATTCTGCTAGTGACCATCCGGTATTTTCCATTTTTAAAGGATGGAATATTTCTCTAGAAGTAAATTCAGCAAGACTTTCTTTTGTGATAGATTCTAAAACTAAACCAGCAACTCCTGCTCCAAGATTACTATATTCTCTTTCAGTTCCGGCAGGAGTATTCTTGAAGAACTCTCCTTGGTTGTATAAATTGCCACTCGGTGTGAGTAGGCTTTTGATATGTTTAGAAAGTGATATTTCGGCATTTTTACTAATCGCATAATTATCAATATCATAATAATCATTTATACTTGAGGTATGCGTAGCCAAATTATGAACAGTGATTGCTTTTAAACTATAGTTTGGGTTATCTATTCTGAATGGCAAATAGGAATTAATATCTTGATTTAAATCCAGTTTTTCTTGATCGACCAATTTTAATAGAGCTATGCCTAAAATAGGTTTGCTAATTGAAGCAATATAGAAGGGTGTATGTATGTCAACTTTTTTTTGACTTTTTACGTTTGCATATCCATAGCCCTTTAATAAAACGACTTCCCCATCTCTTATTACAGAAACAGCCATTCCAGGAATTGCTATTTCTTCCATTTTAGCTATAATATAGTCATCACTATTTTTAGCGGCATTACTTTTTATTTTTTGATTTGGTAAAATCAAATAAATTAAAGTTAAAACAAGGAGGAATAGTAGTATAATTTTCATTTTGATTGTTTGATTAATGATTGGTACTACTAACAAAAGTTTAATTTGTTACGATTGAAGTGGTATCTAACGCCTAGTATAAAAATAGTAAGGGTTTAAAACTTACTTATTTTTCTTTAAACCGTCAAAGTTTAAATTTGGCTGACTTTGTTAGCGTGCACCAACTTTCAGTTTGGCATTTGACCCTTATTATTTTTATATCTTGTTACCTACTAGCCTTTAAAGCCACTAAGTGAGATGGCGATTTTCTATTTCAATGTTGTATTTTTATCACTTATTGTTTTATTTTTTATAGGTTGACCTTTTATAAATTTGGAAACAACTGCGGCAAAACTATCTGGGGCAAAAAGAGCTATAAAGTGGGGTGCATCTGTGACCTTTATAAAAGTAACAGGATTATTTTTTGATAGTTGCTCAAAATTACGAATGGCACCAGAAATATGAGTTTTAGGGTCTAAGGTTCCATGTATAATTAGAGTTGGCGGCATATTCTCAGGTGTTTTTCCAATATATATATCTCGTTTATAAGTAGGCATTGCGTTTTCGGCTATTAATTTTGGTAGCTGACTTGCAGATAATAGATTTTCTGATTCTGTGATAACCTCACTCTTTTTCATCTCTGGTCTTAAATTGTTTTCAGAAGATGGAAAAAACTTTAAAGAATTGCATATACATATAATGAACATAAAAGGATGGCTTCGTGGAATTCATCATCATTGCAGTAGAGAGCGTACGCAAAATTATCTTGATGAATACCATTTTAAATACAACAGAAGGTCAAATATGGATACAGTATTTGATGTGTTAATAAGAAAAATGGTAAATTACAATTTAAACCAATAAAATAAACACTTAACAAGTACGACCTAAACGCTTATACCTATTATCTTTTCTTATTTAACAAGTCAAATTTATCTTAACAGCTACTGGGAATTGTTAACCTCGCAACTATATTTCAACTTTTATTAAGCAGTGACCTAGCTATTTAAGAGGTGTTTACGTTATTGGAAATAGCTTGCTTTAGTTAGAACAATTATTATTAACTAAGTCATCTAAAGAAGGATTATAGCTGTTGAATCTAGCTGAAAACAAAATCGTTTGGCTATTTTCTTGCGCAAATACTATTAAAGAGCAAAAATCAGTCAATGAATCGTTGGAAACAATTCTAATATCATCACAAGAAGTAAGTCCTTCTAAACCATTTATAGTAATTAAATTAATATTATTAAAGATTAATATCAGAGGGATTTTCTCTAAATTTTCTAGCCCATTTAGGGTGGTTAATGATGTATTGTTAGAAAGAAAAAGTTGGGTGCCAATATTAGTTAGACTATTAAAATAATTTAAATTTTTCAAAATACTATTTTTTACAATACTTACCCCACCAGAAACATTGCTTAAGTTAGTAAGTCCAGATAATGAAGTAAGTTCTCGGTTATATTCAATTTCCAAAAAATCTAATTCCATAATATTTTCTAAACCCTTTAAAGATTTCAAGTTATCATTGTACTTAATAAATATACCACCATTAATTTTTTCTAAATTTTCTAATTTACTTAAGTCTTCTACATCATATGTATATTTGATAATTAAATTCCCATTAATTATCTTATACTGTTGGATATCTGGGTCTTCTAAATCTTTAAGCGAGCGGATTTCCAAATTTCCTTCCAGTTGGGTTGTTAATTCTGCAAGGTTATCATCTGAAGAACATGAGATTGTTAATACTACCAATATGATAATTCCTAATAATTGTTTTTTGATCATGATTTTTTTAAGTTAAATTTTAGTACTAGATTTATTAAATTTCAGTGCTTACATCTGAATAAGTCCCCTTATAACGTCCTGTAATAATTTCGCCATCTGGCCGCGTAAATTCCCAATCTAACTCTATTTCATCTGCGGATATAGCGTTTATATGCACAGCACTAGAAACGGCTATATTTTCTGGGAGTAAGGTATGATATCGTAGAATTGTAGTCGCTAAATGAATGTGAGAAGCATCATAATCTGTATTTATGCGCATGTTATAATTAAGTACGGGTGATATAGTGCGAGTCATTACTTCGGTTGCTTCATAAAAAAAACTAAATTTATTTATGTCCAGCCATTTTGGATTTATAACAAATGGATCATCTGCATCGAATAACGGATCTGCATTGAATAAACGTATATAGACACTTGGTGCCCTATTCCAAACATCAAACTCTTTTTTCCTAATTATTGCGGTATTTAAAGGATAAAAAACACCTTTATAATGAATGCCATTTCCATTGTCAATAGTCGGTTCTGGGTCTATATCAGAATCAGAAGAGCAGGATTGGCAGGCGATGGCTATTAAAATAACCAAGAATAATTTTGCTGTTTTCATTTTAAATTTTACTTATTCTATAAGTTGATACTATGACGAATTAATTTTCTTTTTGTTACAAAAAGAGAGTGTTTTTTTAATTTGATTACTTGTTGGAGTTAAACTTAATATAGTTTTTAATCTGTTATTTTTCGGATCACCCATTCTAAGGGGCCAGATTCGTAATATTTTCTCCAAAT
It contains:
- a CDS encoding metallophosphoesterase, whose product is MLKKIMKLLCAFLLIVIASIALISRVTGIGIKAPDGRYLGYSNEWLFLDYQNIPVRQDGPYVLTENDTRYALYINGDGKAPSEVLRQDVTNEVEVIADNDEGTQFTVPLRKAHQRSELSIPSPKKLFAISDLEGEFDSMVHLLQGNGVIDHALNWSYGSGHLVLIGDMVDRGRNVVPLLWLIYKLEGEAKFAGGDVHFVLGNHERYLLDGRTKSVASKYYGTFRTTEMSQRELWSEKSELGRWLRSKPVMLKIGSTLFVHAGISPKVLGMNPTLQSIDKEAENNFVTDDVIRRNIDGSVIHDANGILFYRGLALDRSADDLGEKASTAHVNQVLEKFKVDRIAIGHTLAANISHDYDEKVVRVDVHHSGEVSEGLFIKDNTLWRADDKGTMFPLKQVGNSTE
- a CDS encoding alpha/beta fold hydrolase, which translates into the protein MFIICICNSLKFFPSSENNLRPEMKKSEVITESENLLSASQLPKLIAENAMPTYKRDIYIGKTPENMPPTLIIHGTLDPKTHISGAIRNFEQLSKNNPVTFIKVTDAPHFIALFAPDSFAAVVSKFIKGQPIKNKTISDKNTTLK
- a CDS encoding serine hydrolase domain-containing protein gives rise to the protein MKIILLFLLVLTLIYLILPNQKIKSNAAKNSDDYIIAKMEEIAIPGMAVSVIRDGEVVLLKGYGYANVKSQKKVDIHTPFYIASISKPILGIALLKLVDQEKLDLNQDINSYLPFRIDNPNYSLKAITVHNLATHTSSINDYYDIDNYAISKNAEISLSKHIKSLLTPSGNLYNQGEFFKNTPAGTEREYSNLGAGVAGLVLESITKESLAEFTSREIFHPLKMENTGWSLAEFEMNKLATRYNVKQCVPFFNLCADTNTPITNYLISKIFNPPFENKTFIEYPHYGNHQYPDEGLTASINDLSILIKTVFNKGKKGDYNLLSEDSFNEMFKLQLPDSLSTRQRFFWRDNKAGLTGHSGSDPGVFTSVYFDLEKQDAVIILMNRDVDPVTENAMDDIRNKVLNYSQESVND
- a CDS encoding CPBP family intramembrane glutamic endopeptidase, whose amino-acid sequence is MNKKSIYIFLISMIFLWGSFVVVSLFSDPMGFISYLGFANSNSGTALSWALALLIVVLYCLSAAKLSEVKYHMFKMDKLKVVAILAAVFAGIMEEVIYRKWIMDYLDSHDFSVIVQVILSGLAFGIIHLLWGIKNKKAGVNAFISTSLLGFALAIVYLVSERSLAPCIVAHFMITALIEPGLLVAAKNDKIGYW